Proteins found in one Oscarella lobularis chromosome 16, ooOscLobu1.1, whole genome shotgun sequence genomic segment:
- the LOC136196984 gene encoding uncharacterized protein, which yields MLFYVESKIFPGKTFVLVCDAEDTVARAKAHLLHILYELGRADLQFRLRYRGEYLKDAVSLSDYKVVDNCVVQLVTLAKDTRTAIDEFHDVGASTSSLARDTLLAALEAEVKIFKKREKLLADLKAFLWILGVAAACSLFTLYWYSFFWQIIIFLYGIFYIPSFSRLGGFVGKTGLYQRRYAAFLSILMLVNFIISCVLLFLIVDLEILACYKVPGETKSTSDSLHGGEEIGVFFGCKHRLWYTAVFFAFNLIVGVPAAVYALLTWHNFQFEIGTYIEPCLVQSKDITRVLADAVSNRAKSQRNAAFELNNLATTGEENKFKIVAEGGVQALITLSLSKDPATQEYAIEALAELLTIPSIQNQFIADGGHKTLTALLHVPNVEVVHEAAVALSYIAADAEENRAALTADHGLDDLCHAVKLEDSDLMTVIAGIFLDLAMSPASRQDMTENDNLAKALSFLTDTRHHETQRLALQTIELLALEDLRYIISEKSLLDSLLAVPETTTDIKLWTLAGKVLMYFADNPEGCSALIHADSLLNSLMQFMSSGDLIVQTAVAKIVASMTLYDEHRPFLHDLGFQDLLIAFRSQAVDQDILIDIDQALAQLTGTKHWPGMSSRHSSSRSLGSSGGGGGQGTSSSVQQPHRVKFITPD from the exons ATGCTGTTTTACGTTGAAAGCAAGATATTTCCA GGAAAGACCTTCGTTCTGGTATGCGACGCCGAAGACACGGTGGCCCGAGCGAAGGCTCACCTTCTGCACATCCTCTACGAACTCGGCCGCGCCGATCTTCAATTTCGACTGCGCTATCGCGGCGAATACCTCAAAGATGCCGTCTCTCTCTCG GACTACAAAGTCGTCGATAACTGTGTCGTCCAGCTCGTTACCCTGGCAAAAGACACTCGAACA GCGATAGACGAGTTCCACGACGTCGGCGCTTCGACGAGCTCACTCGCGCGCGACACGCTTCTCGCCGCACTCGAAGCCGAAGTCAAAATcttcaaaaaacgcgagaaaCTTCTTGCCGACCTAAAA gcgTTTCTATGGATATTGGGCGTGGCTGCAGCATGCTCCTTATTTACCCTCTACTGGTATTCATTCTTTTGGCAAA TCATTATCTTTCTTTATGGAATATTCTACATTCCGTCCTTTTCTCGTTTGGGTGGCTTCGTTGGGAAGACGGGTCTCTA TCAACGCCGTTATGCGGCCTTTCTTTCCATTTTGATGCTCGTTAATTTTATTATATCATgcgttcttctctttctcataGTCGACTTGGAAATATTG GCATGCTACAAAGTTCCTGGAGAAACAAAGTCTACTTCGGATTCTTTGCATGGCGGCGAAGAAATCGGCGTCTTTTTTGGATGCAAGCACCGCCTCTGGTACACAG ctgttttctttgcttttaaTTTGATCGTCGGCGTTCCAGCCGCAGTTTATGCGCTCTTGACTTGGCACAATTTCCAGTTTGAG ATTGGCACATACATTGAGCCCTGTCTCGTGCAGAGCAAAGACATAACTCGCGTTCTAGCTGACGCCGTATCGAACAG GGCGAAGTCTCAGCGAAACGCCGCATTTGAGCTGAACAATCTCGCTACAACAGGAGAAGAGAACAAGTTCAAAATCGTAGCAGAAGGAGG AGTGCAAGCACTTATTACTCTCAGTCTATCCAAAGATcct GCAACTCAGGAATACGCTATCGAGGCTCTGGCTGAACTTCTCACCATACCATCTATTCAG AATCAATTTATTGCCGACGGGGGTCACAAAACCTTGACAGCTCTTCTCCACGTTCCCAACGTCGAAGTCGTACACGAAGCGGCCGTTGCCTTGTCCTATATTGCAGCGGATGCTGAAGAAAACAGGGCAGCTCTCACAGCCGATCACGG GTTGGACGATTTATGCCATGCAGTGAAACTAG AGGACAGCGATCTTATGACTGTTATTGCTGGTATTTTTCTCGACCTTGCCATGTCTCCCGCGAGTCGTCAGGACATGACTGAGAATGATAACTTAG cCAAAGCTCTGTCATTTTTGACGGACACTCGTCATCACGAAACCCAACGCTTGGCCTTGCAAACGATCGAGCTTCTCGCTCTCGAAGACCTTCGCTACATCATATCCGAG AAATCCTTGCTCGACTCCTTGCTCGCCGTTCccgagacgacgacagaTATCAAGCTTTGGACGTTGGCAGGGAAAGTGCTGATGTATTTTGCCGACAACCCAGAA GGATGCTCGGCGCTGATTCACGCTGACAGCTTGCTGAATTCTCTAATGCAATTCATGTCGTCAGGAGATCTTATCGTACAGACGGCGGtggcgaaaatcgtcgcttcAATGACACTCTACGACGAACACAG ACCGTTCCTTCACGACCTGGGCTTCCAAGATCTCCTCATAGCATTCCGAAGCCAAGCGGTGGATCAGGACATTCTAATTGACATCGACCAGGCTCTCGCGCAATTGACGGGAACAAAGCATTGGCCGGGAATGTCGTCGCGACATagttcgtcgcgttcgttGGGATCGAgtggtggaggaggagggcaGGGGACGAGCAGCTCAGTCCAGCAGCCGCACCGAGTCAAGTTCATTACGCCGGATTAG
- the LOC136196985 gene encoding dynein regulatory complex protein 12-like isoform X1, with the protein MRQISKAKDRRSPGFCFPIAMPPKARKKGKGKGKKKAKGKKAKKDGKSELTAEDRFKHSVQEIVSLKEHLSIKTELTRRSQSACATAKAKMRETVEKLEEERDDKRAISADLTRQYKSMQNQLEVHVQHLEATVAQLRQDLSLTRAQLETVTSERDALKKEKAVMEADFQVQIDRMGNAYEGVINDSMDLLSGKIEEHRMKWEEESYEIERQNLEAFSEFGYGLRPSRKIDKT; encoded by the exons ATGCGTCAAATCTCGAAAGCAAAAGATCGTCG TTCCCCCGGATTTTGTTTCCCCATCGCTATGCCACCGAAAGCTCGAAAAAAGGGCaaaggaaagggaaaaaagaaagcgaagggaaagaaagcaaagaaagatg GGAAATCCGAGTTGACGGCCGAAGATCGATTCAAGCATTCGGTTCAGGAGATCGTGTCGCTCAAAGAGCACCTTTCTATCAAAACCGAACTGACGCGACGATCTCAGTCCGCTTGCGCGACGGCAAAGGCGAAGATGCGCGAAACGGTCGAGAAattggaggaggagagggaCGACAAGCGCGCGATATCGGCAGATCTTACTCGCCAGTACAAGTCGATGCAGAATCAGCTCGAAGTACACGTTCAACACTTGGAAGCGACCGTCGCTCAGCTCAGACAGGATTTGA GTTTGACACGTGCGCAGTTGGAAACTGTTACTTCTGAGCGCGATGCactgaaaaaagagaaagctgTTATGGAAGCCGATTTTCAAGTGCAAATCGATCGAATGGGGAACGCCTACGAGGGAGTCATAAAT GATTCGATGGATTTGCTCAGTGGCAAAATAGAAGAACATCGAATGAAGTGGGAAGAGGAGTCGTACGAAATTGAACGACAAAATTTAGAGGCATTTTCTGAATTCGGATACGGACTAAGACCGTCACGAAAAATTGATAAAACATAG
- the LOC136196985 gene encoding dynein regulatory complex protein 12-like isoform X2 — protein sequence MPPKARKKGKGKGKKKAKGKKAKKDGKSELTAEDRFKHSVQEIVSLKEHLSIKTELTRRSQSACATAKAKMRETVEKLEEERDDKRAISADLTRQYKSMQNQLEVHVQHLEATVAQLRQDLSLTRAQLETVTSERDALKKEKAVMEADFQVQIDRMGNAYEGVINDSMDLLSGKIEEHRMKWEEESYEIERQNLEAFSEFGYGLRPSRKIDKT from the exons ATGCCACCGAAAGCTCGAAAAAAGGGCaaaggaaagggaaaaaagaaagcgaagggaaagaaagcaaagaaagatg GGAAATCCGAGTTGACGGCCGAAGATCGATTCAAGCATTCGGTTCAGGAGATCGTGTCGCTCAAAGAGCACCTTTCTATCAAAACCGAACTGACGCGACGATCTCAGTCCGCTTGCGCGACGGCAAAGGCGAAGATGCGCGAAACGGTCGAGAAattggaggaggagagggaCGACAAGCGCGCGATATCGGCAGATCTTACTCGCCAGTACAAGTCGATGCAGAATCAGCTCGAAGTACACGTTCAACACTTGGAAGCGACCGTCGCTCAGCTCAGACAGGATTTGA GTTTGACACGTGCGCAGTTGGAAACTGTTACTTCTGAGCGCGATGCactgaaaaaagagaaagctgTTATGGAAGCCGATTTTCAAGTGCAAATCGATCGAATGGGGAACGCCTACGAGGGAGTCATAAAT GATTCGATGGATTTGCTCAGTGGCAAAATAGAAGAACATCGAATGAAGTGGGAAGAGGAGTCGTACGAAATTGAACGACAAAATTTAGAGGCATTTTCTGAATTCGGATACGGACTAAGACCGTCACGAAAAATTGATAAAACATAG
- the LOC136196967 gene encoding cell division control protein 42 homolog — MQTIKCVVVGDGAVGKTCLLISYTTNKFPSEYVPTVFDNYAVTVMIGGEPYTLGLFDTAGQEDYDRLRPLSYPQTDVFLVCFSVVSPASFENVKEKWVPEITHHCPKTPFLLVGTQIDLRDDAATAEKLAKNKQKPIPQESGEKLSRELRAVKYVECSALTQKGLKNVFDEAILAALEPPEPVKKKKCVLL; from the exons ATGCAGACGATAAAGTGCGTCGTAGTCGGAGACGGAGCCGTCGGTAAAACCTGTCTACTCATTTCGTATACGACGAACAAATTTCCTAGCGAATACGTTCCCACG GTGTTCGACAACTACGCCGTAACGGTCATGATCGGCGGCGAACCGTACACGCTAGGACTCTTCGATACCGCAG GCCAAGAGGATTACGATCGTCTCAGACCGCTTTCCTATCCTCAAAccgacgtttttctcgtctgtTTTTCGGTCGTTTCGCCGGCTTCGTTTGAAAATGTCAAGGAAAAG TGGGTACCGGAAATTACGCATCATTGTCCCAAGACgccgtttcttctcgtcggaaCGCAAATCGATTTGCGAGACGACGCTGCTACCGCGGAAAAATTGGCAAAAAATAAGCAAAAGCCTATTCCGCAGGAATCCGGCGAAAAGTTGTCGCGAGAGTTGAGAGCAGTGAAATACGTCGAGTGCTCGGCGTTGACCCAGAAGGGACTGAAGAATGTTTTTGATGAAGCGATTTTGGCCGCTTTGGAGCCTCCAGAGCCggtcaaaaagaagaaatgcgTGTTGCTTTAA
- the LOC136196965 gene encoding uncharacterized protein, translated as MASDVRLCARSDSFTSFSITGAKATLYHHERRDENDEKATLYDFLAKTPRRRARVEPKTSTSLPPLVRRRMTSSVAAAKPKRARKTHRKAKHVRESISVSNVEAFAAKAPQRRRRDVNVTLRNAFSMLEVAPAPQQSKSSSTREKAGSCRVKIYQSERQSEMMIGIPAAPPATPTPDHLLRFEYVSCLSDIRSQRLVKARLNRLEQRAAEVEQRKEEALRLSLKRHELKSKAAQKMQQRAEIYALNRVMTELEQANFDEYSSSKNA; from the exons ATGGCTAGCGACGTCCGATTATGCGCCAGGAGCGATTCGTTTACATCATTCTCAATAACGGGTGCTAAGGCAACGCTATATCACCACGAGAgacgcgacgagaacgacgaaaaagcgacgctctacgattttctcgccaaaacgccgcgacgacgcgcgcgcgtcgagccgaaaacgtcgacgagcctTCCGCCACTCGTGCGACGTCGTATGACGTCGAGCGTCGCTGCGGCAAAGCCGAAACGCGCTCGAAAGACGCACCGAAAAGCAAAACACGTCCGCGAATCGATTTCCGTATCTAACGTCGAAGCGTTCGCCGCGAAAGCGCcgcaacggcgtcgacgcgacgtcaaTGTGACGCTTAGAAATGCTTTCTCGATGCTCGAAGTCGCGCCGGCGCCGCAAcagtcgaaatcgtcgtcgactcgggAGAAAGCCGGAAGTTGTCGAGTTAAAATTTACCAATCGGAAAGGCAGTCTGAAATGATGATCGGTATTCCGGCTGCGCCGCCGGCTACGCCCACGCCAG ATCATCTTTTGAGGTTTGAATACGTCTCCTGCCTGTCCGACATAAGA AGTCAAAGACTCGTGAAAGCTCGACTTAATCGACTGG AACAAAGGGCGGCTGAAGTGGAACAGCGAAAAGAGGAAGCCTTGCGTCTCTCGCTCAAGCGACACGAATTGAAATCAAAAGCGGCACAGAAAATGCAACAACGAGCCGAA ATCTACGCTTTGAATAGGGTCATGACCGAGCTCGAACAAGCCAACTTCGACGAATATTCGTCATCAAAAAACGCGTAG